Proteins co-encoded in one Pseudomonas fluorescens genomic window:
- a CDS encoding urea amidolyase associated protein UAAP1 translates to MTDSTQLFPPFAEETLPGGGHRSFVLKRGQLLRLTDLRGGANVSLTLLNANEKTERLNLPDSLKCQHTAKLTAGHCLYSDMGRVLAAITADTCGWSDSLGGVLCAEEVAEKYGQGRYQELRNGFFRNGTDNLLVELGKWGLGLSDLLMTLNLFSRVNVDEAGRFHFVEGHSKAGDYIELYAPMDTLVVLTALQHPMDPSPDYAPKPLKLSWMNADASVAEHCRTSRPENERGFINTDRLFA, encoded by the coding sequence ATGACTGATTCGACCCAACTGTTTCCACCCTTCGCCGAAGAAACCCTGCCAGGCGGAGGCCATCGTTCCTTCGTCCTGAAACGCGGCCAGCTGCTGCGCCTGACCGACCTGCGCGGTGGGGCCAACGTCAGCCTGACCCTGCTCAACGCCAACGAGAAAACCGAGCGCCTGAACCTGCCCGACAGCCTCAAGTGCCAACACACCGCCAAGCTGACCGCCGGCCATTGCCTCTACTCGGACATGGGCCGGGTGCTGGCAGCAATCACCGCAGACACTTGTGGCTGGAGCGACAGCCTCGGCGGTGTGCTGTGCGCTGAAGAGGTCGCCGAAAAATATGGCCAGGGCCGCTATCAGGAACTGCGCAACGGTTTCTTTCGCAACGGCACCGACAACCTGCTGGTGGAACTGGGCAAGTGGGGCCTGGGCCTGTCCGACCTGCTGATGACCCTCAACCTGTTCAGCCGGGTCAACGTCGATGAAGCCGGGCGCTTCCATTTCGTCGAAGGCCATTCGAAGGCCGGCGATTACATCGAGCTGTACGCACCGATGGACACCCTCGTCGTCCTCACTGCCCTGCAACACCCGATGGACCCGTCGCCCGACTACGCGCCAAAACCACTGAAGCTGAGCTGGATGAACGCCGACGCCAGCGTCGCCGAACACTGCCGTACCTCGCGCCCGGAGAACGAGCGCGGCTTTATCAACACCGACCGTTTGTTCGCCTGA
- a CDS encoding ABC transporter ATP-binding protein codes for MSFITVKNVWQQYADQVVLEGLNLNVNEGEFCTLVGASGCGKSTFLRLLLGQETASRGEILLDGEPLAREPDASRGVVFQRYSVFPHLSVLDNVAIGLELPRAPLLGRLFGSAKKDAREQASALLHKVGLGHALDKYPAQLSGGMQQRLAIAQALIMKPRVLLLDEPFGALDPGIRKDMHALLLGLWRETQLTVFMVTHDLSEGFSLGTRLLVFDKVRLDPHAPGAYGARITYDIPLNSDRRAQRAAVDALPAELAGTLRIA; via the coding sequence ATGAGCTTCATCACGGTGAAAAACGTCTGGCAGCAATACGCCGACCAGGTGGTGCTCGAAGGCTTGAACCTCAACGTCAACGAGGGTGAGTTCTGCACGCTGGTCGGAGCTTCGGGCTGCGGAAAATCGACCTTCCTGCGCCTGCTGCTCGGTCAGGAAACCGCCAGTCGCGGCGAGATTCTGCTCGACGGCGAGCCACTGGCCCGCGAGCCGGATGCCAGCCGTGGCGTGGTGTTCCAGCGCTACTCGGTATTCCCGCATCTGAGCGTGCTGGACAACGTTGCGATCGGCCTGGAATTGCCGCGCGCTCCGCTGCTGGGGCGCTTGTTCGGCAGCGCGAAGAAAGACGCCCGCGAACAGGCCTCGGCGCTGCTGCACAAAGTCGGCCTCGGCCATGCGCTGGACAAGTACCCGGCGCAACTGTCCGGCGGCATGCAACAGCGGCTGGCGATCGCCCAGGCGTTGATCATGAAACCGCGCGTGTTGCTGCTCGACGAACCGTTCGGCGCGCTCGATCCGGGTATTCGCAAGGACATGCACGCCCTGCTGCTGGGGCTGTGGCGCGAGACGCAACTGACCGTGTTCATGGTCACCCACGACCTGTCCGAAGGCTTCAGCCTCGGCACCCGCCTGCTGGTGTTCGACAAGGTCCGCCTCGACCCGCACGCCCCCGGTGCCTATGGCGCCCGTATCACCTACGACATCCCTTTGAACAGCGACCGCCGCGCCCAACGCGCCGCCGTCGACGCCCTGCCCGCCGAGCTGGCCGGCACGCTTCGTATTGCCTGA
- a CDS encoding ABC transporter permease: MRLINRHPDRPSRLLLVILPFALVLFAYFMGSAERLADNPNDKLLPSAVQMSDAVKRLAFNADSRTGEYLLWQDTASSLGRLAIGLGIAALAGLCLGMAAGTLPLFGAPLSPMLTVLSMVPPLAILPILFIVFGLGELSKVMLIVIGITPALARDLEQRARDIPVELLIKAQTLGASTWTLMLRVVLPQLLPRLLISLRLMLGSAWLFLIAAEAIASTDGLGYRIFLVRRYLAMDVILPYVVWITLLAWLMDWGLKYLTRRAFPWYEGAAK; this comes from the coding sequence ATGCGCCTGATCAATCGTCACCCGGATCGACCGAGCCGCCTGCTGCTGGTGATTCTGCCCTTCGCCCTGGTCTTGTTCGCCTACTTTATGGGCTCGGCCGAACGCCTGGCGGACAACCCCAACGACAAACTGCTGCCCAGCGCGGTGCAGATGAGCGATGCAGTCAAACGCCTGGCCTTCAACGCCGACAGTCGCACCGGTGAATACCTGCTCTGGCAAGACACCGCGTCGAGCCTCGGACGCCTGGCCATCGGCCTCGGCATCGCGGCGCTGGCCGGGCTGTGCCTGGGCATGGCGGCCGGCACCCTGCCGCTGTTCGGCGCACCGTTGTCGCCGATGCTGACGGTGTTGTCGATGGTGCCGCCGCTGGCGATCCTGCCGATTCTGTTCATCGTCTTCGGCCTCGGCGAGTTGTCGAAAGTGATGCTGATCGTGATCGGTATCACCCCGGCACTCGCCCGTGATCTGGAGCAGCGCGCACGGGACATTCCGGTCGAACTGCTGATCAAGGCGCAGACCCTCGGCGCTTCGACCTGGACCCTGATGCTGCGTGTGGTGCTGCCGCAACTGTTGCCACGCCTGCTGATTTCACTGCGGCTGATGCTCGGATCGGCGTGGCTGTTCCTGATCGCCGCCGAAGCCATCGCCTCCACCGACGGTCTGGGCTACCGGATTTTCCTCGTGCGCCGTTACCTGGCGATGGACGTGATCCTGCCGTACGTGGTCTGGATCACCCTGCTCGCCTGGCTGATGGATTGGGGACTCAAATACCTGACCCGTCGGGCATTTCCCTGGTATGAGGGGGCGGCCAAATGA
- a CDS encoding putative urea ABC transporter substrate-binding protein has product MSRLRIPALLAAAFAALLSSQTQAAPKDHFSVCWTIYAGWMPWEYAGSQGIVDKWAKKYGIKIDVVQLNDYVESINQYTAGQFDGCTMTNMDALTIPAAGGVDSTALIVSDFSNGNDGIVLKGEGKKVADLKGMDVNLVELSVSHYLLARALDSVDLTEKDLKVVNTSDADISAAFNTDQVNAVTTWNPMLSDIKAKPGVTEVFNSSQIPGEIMDMMVVNSATLKDNPALGKALTGAWFEVVDLMNARNAAGKAALEHMAKASGTDLAGFQAQLDTTKLFATPKEALAFATSKQLPETMRKVAEFSFQHGLLGEGAKDTSAVGMTFANGVTSGDTGNLKLRFDPTYVQLAADAKL; this is encoded by the coding sequence ATGTCACGACTACGTATCCCCGCCCTGCTCGCCGCCGCCTTCGCCGCCCTCCTCAGCAGCCAGACCCAGGCTGCCCCGAAAGACCATTTCAGTGTGTGCTGGACGATCTACGCCGGCTGGATGCCATGGGAGTATGCCGGCAGTCAGGGCATCGTCGATAAGTGGGCGAAGAAATACGGGATCAAGATCGACGTGGTCCAGCTCAACGACTACGTTGAATCGATCAACCAATACACCGCCGGTCAGTTCGATGGCTGCACCATGACCAACATGGATGCGCTGACCATTCCGGCCGCCGGTGGCGTCGACAGCACCGCGCTCATCGTCAGCGACTTTTCCAACGGCAATGACGGCATCGTCCTCAAGGGCGAAGGCAAAAAAGTCGCCGACCTCAAGGGCATGGACGTCAACCTCGTCGAACTGTCGGTCTCGCATTACCTGCTGGCCCGCGCGCTGGACTCGGTCGACCTGACCGAAAAAGACCTGAAAGTGGTCAACACCTCCGACGCCGATATTTCCGCCGCCTTCAACACCGATCAGGTCAACGCCGTCACCACCTGGAATCCGATGCTCTCGGACATCAAGGCCAAACCCGGCGTGACCGAAGTCTTCAACTCCAGCCAGATCCCCGGTGAAATCATGGACATGATGGTGGTCAACAGCGCCACCCTCAAAGACAACCCGGCGCTGGGCAAGGCGCTGACCGGCGCGTGGTTTGAAGTGGTCGACTTGATGAACGCCAGGAACGCCGCCGGCAAAGCCGCGCTTGAGCACATGGCCAAAGCTTCGGGCACCGATCTGGCCGGATTCCAGGCGCAACTGGACACCACCAAACTGTTCGCCACGCCGAAAGAAGCCCTGGCGTTCGCCACCAGCAAGCAACTGCCGGAAACCATGCGCAAAGTTGCCGAGTTCTCGTTCCAGCACGGTTTGCTCGGCGAAGGCGCCAAGGACACCAGCGCCGTCGGCATGACCTTCGCCAACGGCGTGACCAGCGGCGACACCGGCAATCTCAAGCTGCGTTTCGATCCGACTTACGTGCAGCTGGCCGCCGACGCCAAGCTTTAA
- a CDS encoding glycosyltransferase family 4 protein — translation MNLLIIHQNFPGQFRHVALEALRGRMGVIAIGRDTAPGIAGVKLLRYRPSRKMTNGAHDYLHRYQEAVSDGQQVQRILNRLSQAGFRPDVVLAHPGWGETLFVKDVYPDVPLVHFCEYYYRARGADFGFDPEFPCAMDASSRIRVLNSMHLLNVEQCDAGIAPTQWQRGLFPKIYQSKIRVIHEGIVQFGESEKVESVTLPSGRVIKAGQPIVTYVARNLEPYRGFHSFMRSIPYIQEKCPSAQVIVMGGDGVSYGGMPIGYPNWRSKMAAEVDVDISNVHFVGKLPYQIYRSVLSLSKAHVYLTYPFVLSWSLLEAMASGCVVVGSNTAPVQEVIEDGISGILVDFFDAEEIATAVCRVLTSFAGFESMKDAARLKASEFDVVKGVSGYFEVFKELMR, via the coding sequence ATGAATCTTCTTATCATTCATCAGAATTTTCCCGGTCAATTTCGTCATGTGGCCTTGGAGGCATTGCGCGGGCGTATGGGCGTCATTGCAATTGGACGCGATACAGCGCCAGGCATTGCCGGGGTAAAGTTACTTCGATATCGACCATCAAGGAAGATGACTAATGGCGCTCATGACTATTTGCATAGATATCAAGAGGCTGTTTCGGACGGGCAGCAAGTTCAACGAATATTGAATAGACTCAGCCAGGCAGGCTTTCGACCTGATGTAGTTCTTGCTCACCCTGGGTGGGGTGAAACACTATTCGTCAAAGACGTGTACCCCGATGTGCCTCTGGTTCATTTCTGTGAATACTATTACCGAGCGCGTGGGGCAGACTTTGGTTTCGATCCTGAGTTTCCCTGTGCGATGGATGCGTCTTCAAGGATTAGAGTCTTGAATTCGATGCATCTCCTGAATGTTGAGCAGTGTGATGCCGGGATTGCACCTACACAATGGCAGCGCGGTCTTTTTCCGAAAATATATCAGTCCAAAATTCGCGTCATTCACGAAGGCATTGTTCAATTTGGCGAATCAGAAAAGGTCGAGTCTGTAACGCTGCCGAGTGGGCGCGTGATAAAAGCAGGCCAGCCTATCGTGACTTATGTTGCCAGAAACCTCGAACCGTACCGAGGCTTCCATAGTTTTATGAGATCCATTCCCTATATTCAGGAAAAGTGCCCGAGCGCGCAGGTCATTGTAATGGGCGGTGATGGTGTCAGTTATGGAGGGATGCCCATTGGATACCCTAACTGGCGAAGCAAGATGGCCGCGGAGGTGGATGTTGATATTTCAAATGTTCACTTTGTTGGGAAGTTGCCTTATCAAATATACAGGTCGGTTCTGAGTCTTTCGAAGGCTCACGTGTATTTGACATATCCGTTTGTTTTGTCTTGGTCTCTGTTGGAAGCAATGGCATCTGGCTGTGTTGTCGTAGGTTCAAATACCGCTCCCGTGCAGGAAGTTATCGAAGATGGAATCAGCGGGATACTTGTTGATTTTTTTGACGCTGAAGAAATCGCCACGGCAGTGTGCAGGGTTTTAACGTCTTTCGCTGGTTTTGAGTCTATGAAGGATGCAGCGAGGTTGAAGGCAAGCGAATTCGATGTGGTTAAAGGCGTAAGCGGTTACTTTGAAGTGTTTAAGGAGTTGATGAGGTGA